A genomic window from Lycium barbarum isolate Lr01 chromosome 4, ASM1917538v2, whole genome shotgun sequence includes:
- the LOC132638556 gene encoding LOW QUALITY PROTEIN: large ribosomal subunit protein uL5m (The sequence of the model RefSeq protein was modified relative to this genomic sequence to represent the inferred CDS: substituted 1 base at 1 genomic stop codon), giving the protein MDQLMFPLYFHYEDVSRQDPLLKPNHANVMEVPGSCKIIVVPKTAPSIKNGKLAMEIPCGXKLVQTQRTSTGKSFRSNPFLGSNKDKKGYVSYLARQSTLRRHGTSYFLVRISTVMSLLDSPIEIRERSIQFSTETEFCEFSPELEDHFEIFEHIRGFNVTIVTSANKQDETLPPRSGFLQKDERETQ; this is encoded by the coding sequence ATGGATCAACTCATGTTTCCACTCTATTTTCATTATGAGGATGTATCACGTCAGGATCCGTTGCTAAAACCGAATCACGCCAACGTTATGGAAGTTCCTGGATCGTGTAAAATAATAGTAGTACCAAAGACAGCACCTTCTATCAAAAATGGAAAAttggctatggagattccgtgCGGTTAGAAATTAGTACAGACACAAAGGACTTCAACAGGAAAGTCGTTTCGATCCAATCCATTCTTGGGGTCAAATAAAGACAAAAAAGGATATGTCAGTTACCTAGCACGACAAAGCACTCTCCGAAGGCATGGAACGTCATATTTTTTGGTCAGAATATCCACAGTAATGTCTCTGTTAGATTCTCCGATCGAAATAAGGGAAAGGTCAATTCAATTCTCGACGGAAACGGAATTTTGTGAATTCTCCCCCGAACTGGAAGATCATTTTGAGATCTTCGAACATATTCGAGGATTCAATGTTACTATTGTAACTTCGGCCAACAAACAAGATGAGACTTTACCGCCGAGGAGCGGCTTTTTGCAAAAAGATGAGAGGGAAACTCAGTAA
- the LOC132637728 gene encoding uncharacterized protein LOC132637728 has protein sequence MIICLNIVPTINYRGLIYIIAGFIIRSTSLTRKNPKNEEQKPEEVFVPAKTQQKQVNEEVKQSVTKPVATKGKGSQFNGNNNRNNSRMEWNVVTNKKKRKNSVEELQGIPNHNNADHVQKEKGKVHEENNDNSFEVLATVEEEQSIEIVHEKKKKKPETTKTWIESTFSKTKKSTEEGNSQKQGDCGSTNKDDSKEDVEEGNNTNN, from the coding sequence atgattatatGCCTAAATATTGTACCCACTATAAATTACAGGGGCTTGATATACATAATTGCTGGATTCATCATCCGGAGTACAAGCCTAACAAGGAAGAACCCAAAAAACGAGGAACAAAAGCCAGAGGAGGTTTTTGTACCTGCAAAGACACAACAGAAGCAAGTGAATGAGGAAGTTAAGCAATCTGTTACCAAACCAGTTGCAACAAAAGGTAAAGGATCACAGTTTAATGGAAATAACAATAGAAATAACAGTAGAATGGAATGGAATGTGGTGACAaacaagaagaaaagaaagaatagTGTGGAGGAGCTACAAGGAATACCAAATCACAACAATGCTGACCAcgtgcaaaaagaaaaagggaaagtcCATGAGGAAAATAATGATAATTCATTTGAGGTTCTGGCAACAGTAGAGGAAGAACAATCAATTGAGATAGTgcatgaaaaaaagaaaaagaagccaGAAACAACTAAGACATGGATTGAATCCACTTTTAGTAAAACAAAAAAGAGTACTGAAGAAGGAAACAGCCAAAAACAAGGGGATTGTGGTTCAACAAACAAGGATGATAGCAAGGAAGATGTTGAGGAAGGCAACAATACAAATAATTAA